A stretch of the Helicoverpa armigera isolate CAAS_96S chromosome 5, ASM3070526v1, whole genome shotgun sequence genome encodes the following:
- the LOC110375367 gene encoding CD82 antigen, translated as MTLPPPARPAHPAAHRAMRYYRIWIYACNGALLLGALAFCAAAGRALSDYRRALVPGLGVAQPGFLYGYAALPAQAGLLQLLGCLAALRLSERMLNAYWLALLALLVGDAAIGVYWAFRFERVCRELRPQLRLRLAKDYDTDIDFSQAWDRLQREQRCCGVTGPADFAAFNKTTLPASCCRIPAHTTSVTPALLAVTSATSPAPFTPVHCAPHTAACSERLLVWLRRTADALFVLGYCVIAFLKLCFLGILRYEIKEMIQKIRILRSELGAGELLDGSPIHGGPLSQTIIVNAVNANGGVRAHGGSPERAGEREALLGRAAEPCPRRSIHDEPLGPKTINGNNNCEMRELARGDYRPLAADSAATRI; from the coding sequence ATGACGctgccgccgcccgcgcgcccCGCGCACCCCGCCGCGCATCGCGCAATGCGCTATTACCGCATCTGGATCTACGCGTGCAACGGCGCGCTGTTGCTAGGGGCGCTGGCATTCTGCGCGGCAGCGGGGCGCGCGCTTTCCGACTACCGGCGCGCGCTGGTGCCCGGGCTCGGCGTGGCGCAGCCCGGCTTCCTCTACGGCTACGCGGCGCTGCCGGCGCAGGCGGGGCTGCTGCAGCTCCTCGGGTGCCTCGCTGCGTTGAGACTTTCCGAACGGATGTTGAACGCGTACTGGTTGGCACTTTTAGCCCTTCTCGTAGGGGACGCTGCTATTGGCGTCTACTGGGCATTCCGATTTGAGCGAGTTTGCCGTGAACTTCGGCCACAGCTCCGGCTGCGTCTAGCAAAAGACTACGACACGGACATTGACTTCTCCCAAGCTTGGGATCGCCTTCAGAGAGAGCAGCGGTGCTGCGGCGTTACAGGGCCAGCAGATTTTGcagcttttaataaaactacGCTCCCTGCGAGCTGTTGTCGTATACCGGCGCATACGACATCGGTGACGCCCGCGCTGCTGGCCGTCACGTCCGCCACGTCACCAGCGCCGTTCACTCCTGTGCATTGTGCGCCTCACACAGCCGCCTGTTCAGAGAGACTACTTGTTTGGCTACGACGAACCGCAGACGCGTTGTTCGTGTTAGGATATTGCGTTATAGCATTTTTAAAATTGTGCTTCCTTGGAATCCTCCGATACGAAATAAAGGAGATGATTCAAAAAATTAGAATATTACGGAGTGAGCTAGGAGCCGGCGAGCTACTCGACGGTAGTCCCATCCATGGTGGGCCACTGTCGCAGACGATAATAGTGAACGCAGTAAATGCAAACGGTGGAGTCCGAGCGCACGGCGGTAGCCCAGAACGCGCAGGAGAGCGCGAGGCACTGCTGGGGCGTGCTGCCGAACCCTGCCCGCGGCGCAGCATACACGACGAGCCGCTGGGTCCCAAAACGATCAACGGAAATAACAACTGTGAGATGCGTGAGCTCGCTCGAGGAGATTACAGGCCGCTAGCAGCGGATAGTGCCGCAACTCGAATCTGA